The DNA region ATAGGATATTGTAATGTTGGAATTGAATTTATTGAAGCAAAATCTGCAGCAGAAATAGGAATTACTGAAGAGGAAAAAGCTAGCTATGTAGCAGAACTAAAGATAGAAAGAGATTTTTACTATATACGCACAATGGATCTTTATGGTAATATTCCTTATGTAACATCGACTAGTGTTAAAAATCCAGAAACTTTAAAATCTTCTGTTGTTTTTGATTCCATCGAAAATGATATCAAAGCAAATATTGCCAATATGCCACTTCTTTCTTCATCTAATTATGGTAGATTAACGAAGGCTGGTGCATATGCAATGTTAGTAGAGTTATATTTAAATGCAGAAGTATGGAGTGGTACTCCCAGATGGCAAGATTGTATAAATGCTTGTGACTCCATTTTAATTGGAAATGTCGGGGGCGTTACTGGAAGTTCGATAAGCTTAGATTCAAGTGTTACAGAGACGTTTGAAACCACTAATAAAACATCTCAAGAGCAAATATTTTCTATCGCGTATAACTATCAAACAGCAAATTGGAGCCCTGGATGGCCAGATAATTTCTATCATTTTAATCAAAAAATTGTTTATGGAGGAAATAGAAATGGAAATAATGGAATTGTTTTAATACCTGGAGTATTTAGTACCTACGACAATGCAGATAGAAGAAAAAAAGAATGGTTTTGGGTAGGACAATTATATGGCTATGATGCAAAAACAAATACTCCAAATGCTGATTCAACTAAGCCTTTGCTAGGATATCGTGAATATGCTAATCAGCCAATTGCATTCGTGGATGCGATAAAAAGATTTAGTACATTGGGTAAAAATCCTAGTAGTTCTGATTCTTTGGGATTACCATCAAATATGACTACTGGAGAAGAAAATAGTGGTGTAAGATTTAATAAATATAGAATAGGAGCATCTACAGATGTTAACTACAATAGTACTGATTGGATTATTTATCGCCTGACTCAAATTTATTATGCAAAAGCGGAAGCCTTAATGCGCTTACATGGTAATACTCCTACGCAAGAGGCCGTAGATTTAATTAATGCTTGTAGGAAAAGAGATTTCGATGCTTCTGTTTGGAATGATAAAATGTTTACATTGACGAATTTTAATATGGATACTTTGTTAGCAGAAAGAGGTAGAGAATTTATATTTGAAGGATATCGCCGCCAAGATTTAATTCGATTTGGCAAGTTTGCTACAGGATCTTGGTGGGATCATACTCCCACAAATGCAACTAAAGAATTGTTCCCAATTCCAATTGAGCAACTTGGCTTAAATCCAAGCCTAGTTCAAAATCCTGGATACTAGTAAATATTAAAAATGTGAATGATTTTTCATTCACATTTTTAATTAACGATTGACTAACATTGTAAAAACTTAATTTCAACCAATTAAATTAACACATGCACAGAAGAAAATTTTTATACAATATTGGAATGGCTGGAACTGGAGTTATGTTAGGCTCTAATACCGTATTCGCAAAAAGTCCAGATTTTCCCATAGTTAGAGTTGCAAAAGATAAACGAAATTTCACTAGTTCAATTATCGAAGCCGCTATAGCAGAATTTCAAAAAAATGTAAAAAACAAAGAACTTACTTGGCTTTTCGCCAATTGTTTTCCTAATACCTTAGATACGACAGTTTTTTATTCAGAGGAAAAGGGAATTCCTGATACGTATGTAATTACAGGAGATATAGATGCTATGTGGATGCGTGATAGTAGTGCTCAAGTGTGGCCATACATGCAATTTGCAGGTAAGGACCCCAAAATCCATAAGTTAATAGCTGGTGTGATTAATAGGCAAAAACACTACATACTAGAAGATCCTTATGCAAATGCATTTTATAAAAATGATACGCAAATAAGCGAATGGGAATCTGACCTAACAGACATGAAACCCGGGATTCATGAAAGGAAATGGGAAATTGATTCTTTATGTTATCCAATAAGGTTGGCCTATAATTTTTGGAAAATTACTGGAGATACTTCTCCTTTTGATGACAAGTGGGAGAATTCTGTATCTACAATTTATGAAACCTTTATAGATCAACAAAAAAAGACAGGAGATGGTAAATATCATTTTCAAAGAAAAACAGAAAATGCGACAGATACACAACCAATGCATGGCTATGGTTATCCTGTGAATCCAATAGGTTTAATCTCTAGTGCTTTTAGACCTAGTGATGATGCTACCCTATATTCATTTTTAATTCCAAGTAATTTCTTTGCTGTGAAGAGTCTGAAACAAGCTGCAGAGATGTTACGTACAGTTAGAAAAAATGAAGTATTATCTAGTAAATTAATAGTCTTAGCAACGGAGGTACAATCAGCATTAGATAAATATGCCACTATAGTTCATCCTAGATTTGGTAAAATCTATGCATTTGAAATAAATGGTTTTGGTGGTGTTAATCCAATGGACGATGCAAATGTTCCTAGTTTGTTATCCTTACCTTATTTGGATAGTATTGATGCGAATGATCCGATTTATCAAAATACTCGAAAATTTGTATGGTCTGCATCTAATCCATTTTTTTATAAAGGAACAGTTGCAGAAGGTATTGGTGGTCCGCATGTGGCGAAGGATATGATTTGGCCAATGAGCATTATTATCAAAGGATTGACTTCTAATGATCAAGAGGAAATAAAAAGTTGTATTCAAATGCTTATGCGAAGCCATGCGGGTAAAGGATTTATGCATGAATCTTTTAATAAAGATGATGCTTCTAAATTTTCGCGTAGTTGGTTTGCATGGACGAATACTTTGTTTGGTGAATTGCTATGGAAAACTTATAATAATCATTTATCCTTATTAAATACAATATAAATGGGCAAGCAACTTTTATTTATAGTCTTGTTTTTATATTTGTCCTTGTCAGGTAATGGACAAAAGTTGCCAAATTGGTGTATTGGTCCGTTTATCCGACCCTCAAAAGTGAATCCGATTATAGAGCCGGATTCTTCCACATTTTTAGATCCTATGACTAATAGTTTGTTGAAATGGAAAGCTAGTGATGTATTTAATCCTGCCGCGGTATTAAAAGGCGATACTATCTGCGTGTTATATAGATCTGAGGATAAGAGTGCGATGGGAATAGGAAAACGTACGTCTCGCATTGGATTAGCGACCTCTTTAAATGGTATAAACATGTCATTCGAAAAAGAGCCAGTTTTATATCCAGCTGAGGATAATCAAAAAAGGAATGAATGGCCAGGAGGGTGTGAGGATCCTAGAGTCGCAGTTAATGATGATGGAGACTATGTGATGCTCTATACACAATGGAATAGACAGGTGCCAAGATTAGCGGTCGCAATAAGTAAAGATTTAAGGCATTGGCATAAATATGGTCCAGTATTTCAGACCGCTTTCAATGGACGATATAAAGATATGGCTACTAAATCGGCATCCATCGTAACTAAACTGAAAAATGGAAAATTAGTTATTACTAAGGTAAATGGAAAATATCTAATGTATTGGGGCGAAGAACATGTATATATGGCAAGTTCTACTGATCTTATTCATTGGAAACCATTGGAGGATCGTGAAGGGCATTTGGCCGAATTAATTTCTCCGAGAAAAGGTTTTTTCGATAGTAAGCTTACGGAATGTGGTCCTCCTGCTATATTAACCCAAAGAGGAATAGTTCTTATGTATAATGGGAAAAATGATGAAGGCCCTAATGCCGATAATAACTATACTAAAAATGCTTATTGTGCAGGACAAGTTTTATTTGATAAAAAAAATCCTACTAAAGTTTTGGAACGATTAAATACTCCATTTTTAATACCAGAGGCCTCATTTGAAAAAAGCGGTCAATATCCCGCTGGTACTGTTTTTATAGAAGGTTTAGTGTTTAGAAATAATAAATGGTATTTGTATTACGGATGTGCAGATTCAAGAGTGGCTGTAGCGATAACAAAATAGTTATATATATTTAAGACTAAGATGATTTACTTAGTCTTGAATATAAAACCAATGCCATATACATTGTTGATTTGGATACTTGCATCCTTTCCAAAATATTTTCTTAATCTAGAGATAAATACATCTAAACTTCTACCAAGAAAATAATCATTTTTGCCCCAAAGATCCACCAAAATATCTTCCCTTTTTAAAATAATATTTTGATGTGCAAATAAATATTCTAACAATTCTGCTTCTCTTAACGTTAGGGTAATATCTTTTCCTTTCACGTTGAGATGCAGTAAGGTTTTATTAAATTCGGTATCGCCTATTATTATTGCAGCATTATTAATGTTGAGTGCAGGATTATTTTCCATTACGTTTTTCTCAACATGATTATTTCTTTTTAGGATATTTTTAAGTCGAAGAACTAATTCATCGATATCAAATGGCTTCGTAATGTAATCATCCGCACCAATTTTTAAGCCTTTAATTTTATCATTTTTTTCTTTGCGAGCGGTTAAAAATATAAACGGTTTATCACTAATATTATTGATATGCTCTGCTAGTTCAAATCCATCCATTTCTGGTATCGACACATCTATTATGACTAAGTCGATTTCACTTTGATTGTTTGTGAAATATTCAAAAGCACTTTTTCCATTTGTTGACCATTCAACACTAAAGTCATTAATTTCGAGATATTGCTTGATCACACTTCCCAAATCTATTTCATCTTCAACAAAAAGTAATCTGTTCATTCTTAAATTTAATTTAGATAGTTATCACAAAGGTAGAACCTTCTGATGGGATACTTTCAATATTAACATCCCAATTATGCATTAATATACATTGTTTAACATAAAAAAGACCTAAACCTAATCCCCCTGCGCTGGTAAGCTTATTGTTATGTCTGTAAAATTTTTCAAATATACGTTTCTTTGTTTTTTCCGTCATTCCAATTCCATTATCCTGAATAGAGATTTGTATTTTTTTTTCTAATGTATATTCTAACTTGATATTAATTACTTTAAATTCTTGATTGTTATATTTTATTCCGTTGTCAATTATATTTTGTATCATAGTCGTAAACCAAAAAATATCAATAGGTATATTTTTTTCTACTTTTAAATTATTTATAAATTTTATTTCTTGGTATTTTGATAAAATTTTGGTTTTATAGTCTTCTATAATCGTATTTAATATTTCGCCAATATTTTGCTTTTGTTTATGACTATTTGCGGGATTGGATTTAGTCAAGTTTAATACTTGTCCAAATAAATCATTTAGCCTTTTAGTTTGTCTTTCGATAATATCTGTAAGTGTGCGACTTTTTGTAGTTTGAGTCAGAAAGGTTTCGTTCTGTAGCGATTTGTTTGCAATAATAATAGCAGTCAAAGGGGTGTTGAATTCATGAGAAATACTGTTGATGAAATCTTTTTGCATTTCTGCCAGTTTTTTCTGTTTGATCCAATTATTAAATGTAATAAAAAATAATATAATAATAGAAATAATAGAAGAAATTGAAAGTAAAAATGTGGGTAACATTTTTTCTAAAATGACAATTGCTCTGTTGTTATTTTCAATATGTAATGAAAATTCAATTCTGTATGACTTATCTGTTGGACTGCTTATAGTAAGTGCAGTAACCCTATTGTATGTTGTAGGGTTTTGTAAATCTCCTCCAATAATTTCACATTGATGTAGGTTATTGTAGGGGTATATTGTAATGTAACTATTTCTCTGAAATGCAACTTCAAATTTGTTAATAGCCAATGCATATTTGTATCCTTTCGAAAAATGATGTTTTATTTTTATGATAGAATCTAGTATTGATTTTAAATTATTATGTTTCTTCAAATGAGAAAAAATAGAAGTCATCATAGCTTTGGAATCAACCCTGAATTTAGATGGGTTTTTATTATAGTCGACTTCGAGAATGTCGATATTTTTATTAAAAACAGAATCAATAATATTACTTCCTCCTGGATACAGTTTGTCATTTACAATAGCTTTAGAGTAATCATTATTTATCATATCCCTTTCGTCAGAAAAGAAATGTTCTGATTTAATAGTGTAAGTATTGTATATTAAAAAAAATTGAACTGTAGACAAAATTACTATACTAAATACTGCAATAGTTATATATTTTAAGGATATCGCTTTCATATTTAAAAGTAAAAATACTTTTAAATATGAAAAATATTTTATTGTTTAAATTCCATTAACAAAGCATTCGTTATTTGTTATTAACTTTTTTTTATCAATTATTATAGTTTTACTTTAGAAAATATGACTGGTCTATCTTCCCTTATTTTATAACCTTATTAATGAGAATTATGACTTTGAAAAAACTGCGATTAGCTGTTTGTTTTGTTTTTTCAATCTTGTGTACATTTTTTATATTTTGTTTTTCGACTAAAGCTAATGCACAAGAAAAAATTACAATAACAGGGACTGTTCGTGATAACTTAAATGCTATTGTTAATGGAGCTTCTATTACTAATCTGAACTCTCATAAAGTTGTTTTAACAAGTAGTTCGGGTACATTTTCTATTGATGCCCACAGAGGAGATTCATTAAAAGCTTCCTATATTGGGTATCAAGATATCGTCTGGAAGTTTACAGATCTAATAAACTATGATTTAGTTTTAAATGCATCTTCAGGTAGTCTGAATGATGTAGTTGTTACTGGTTTTGGGCAAAAGGAGAGAAAGTCTAGTCTAGTTGGATCGATTGCAACTGTAAATGCTCAAGATTTACAACATCCTGTTGCTAATTTAAGTACGATGTTAGCTGGTCGTATAGCTGGTGTAGTAGGGGTTCAACGATCTGGTCTTCCTGGTAGTAATTCTGCGGATATATGGATTCGAGGTATTCAAAGTTTTGGTAGTAACCCAACAGGACCATTGATTATAGTCGACGGGGTTCAAGGCAGAAATATAAACGATTATGATCCTGAAGATATTCAATCTTTTTCTGTATTAAAAGATGCTGCGGCTACGGCCTTGTATGGTTCTTTAGGAGCCAATGGAGTTATTTTAATTACTACCAAAAGAGGAAGCGAAGCGAAAAGTCAAATTATGGGTCAATTTCTTCAAGGAATTACAACCTTTACTAAACTTCCAAAAATGGCTGATGCTGGGACGTTCATGAATCTAAAAAATGAAGCGGAGGAAGCTTCTGGATATGCGCCTAGTTATACTCAAGATTATATAGATAGCACTTTGGATCCTAATGCAAACCATTACGTTTATCCTAATGTAGACTGGTTTAAACAAGTATTCAAGAGTAGTTCTATGAATCGAAAAGCTACAGTAAGTGCAACAGGTGGCTCAGATAATACTCAATACTATGTTTCCCTTAACTACTATGATGAGACTTCTATGATAAAACAAGATCCTTCTCAGTCTCAGTATAATGCAGGTACAAGATTTTCTAGATATAATTTTACTTCAAATGTAGACATGAGATGGACGAAGACTACAAAGTTTTCTTTGTCTATTCAAGGATATATAACTTCTTTTAATCAACCAGGCACTGGCGCTGGTGGTAGTAATTACACACTAGGTTCTAGTTCTGGAGCCCAAGCAGCATTTTCAGATGCAATGAATGCAAGCCCTGTTAGAGTTCCTGCTTTTTATCCTGGAAATTTAGTTGCTGGAGTAGCCGAAGGGTCGACCCCTTCTCCAAATCCGTGGGCTTCTGTAACCCAGACTGGTTATGATAATATTTATACATCTCAATTAAATAGTACTCTATCATTACAACAAGATTTTGGGTTTTGGGTTAAAGGATTGTCGGCAAATGCTCAGTATTCCTTTGATAATGAGAGTCAGAACGAAAATTATAGAACAAGACAGAGAAGTATTTGGTATTTAAATCAGGCACAGCCGTATAATGCCGATGGTACACTCAATTTACAAGAAGTAATTGCTGGTTCAGATAATTTAAACTTTGGAAGACTGAGTGCCGGTAATCGTCAGAATACATTACAAGGGCAGATCAACTATAGTAGAAGTTTTGGAGAGCATCACGTAACTGGAATGTTGGTTTATAATCAATTAAGTTCGGTAGATCCATATCAGTCTAGTTATACTGCGTATATACCACACCATCAACAAAACTATGCGGCAAAATTGGGTTATTCTTATAAAAATACTTATTTGTTCGAGTTTAACCTTGGTTACAATGGTTCTGAAGATTATGCACCTAACAAAAGATTTGGATGGTTTCCAGCTCCGGGTGTAAGTTGGATAGTATCAAATGAAGACTTTTTTAAACCATTAAGCAAAGTATTTCAATATTTCAAAGTTAGATATACAGATGGCCTTTCTGGAGCACCTGGTACTGGTTTGAGATTTGGATATTTAACTTTTGTAACTACAGGAGCTAATGGCGCTTCATTTGGTACCGCGTCTTCATTAGTTAATTATAGTGGTGTTAATATATCTCAATATGGTGCAAATGTTCAATGGGCAGTTTCACATACTCGAGATTTAGGTGTTGATTTTCATACTGCGAATGATCATTTACAATTCGTGTTAGACTATTTTCACTCACATAGAACTAAAGTTTTTCTTTCTAGAGCCGATTTTCCTGATTATGCAGGACTACAATATCAACCAGTTGGTAATTTAGGGGTAGTTGATGCTTCTGGATTTGAAGGTCAAGTAACCTTGACTCCTATAAAAATTGGTAAAAATATGACTTTAGGGTTTAATGGTACATTTACTTATAATACCAATAAACTTGTTGATGATGATGAACCTTCTTATGCAGATCCATATCAGGATCGAAAAGGGCATAATATAAATGCACAATATGGTTATATCGCTGATGGGTTATTTAAAAATCAAGCACAAATCGATAATAGTGCTGATCAGAGTGCATTAGGTGGTAACCCAAGACCTGGAGATATAAAATATAAAGATTTGAATGGAGATGGAGTCATTAATCAATATGACCAAACAAAAATAAGCAATGGAGATGTTCCTAAATGGATTGCTGGCGCAGGATTTAATTTTACATATGGTGATTTTTATATAAGTGCATTCTTTCAAGCTAATATAGGTTCTTATAGAACTTTAAGTGGTATTGCTCAATCTCCTTTTGCTATGAGTGATGATGGGAATGTATTTGCTAATGCAACTGATAGATGGACTCCGGAAAATCCGATAGAAAATCCATTTTATCCAAGATTAGGTTATGGATCTAATGCAAATGCTAATAATGATGTAGCTAGTACATGGTGGGTAAAAAATATCAGTTTTGTACGTTTCAAAACTTTAGATATTGGCTATAACTTTAAAAACAGATCATGGATGAAAAGTATGGGAATGCGCAACTTACAAGTATATTTTGATGGGATTAATTTGATGTATTGGAGCCCTTTTAAACTATGGGATCCAGAGTTGAATACTGGTAATGGTAATGTTTATCCTAATACAAGAAACTTATCTATCGGAGTAAGAGCTAATTTCTAATTCAATTTTTAACTATTATATACTTAAGATGAAAAAAAGACTCAATTATATTGTTTTAATGATCTTGATGCTATTTACGTTTGGGTCATGTAAAAAGTATCTAAATACGGTACCTACTGGACTGTTAGTAGAGGATAGTATATTTACTTCATTAACAAATACAAATGCCTATTTGGCACAAGTGTATGCAAATTTGCCTGATGAATTTTATCAAAGATTTGCACCTAATAGTAATGCTGGACCATGGATGGGGGCATCAGATGAAGCGAATAACTATTCACAACTATTTATCATGTCTAATCAATTAAATCAAAGTAGCTGGGATGCGACTGTTGGTGGTACTTATTGGAGTAATTTTTATAAACCTATTAGAACGGCTACCGATTTTATCGCTAAAATTGATGGGGCAAATTCTGTCGAAGTATCCGATTTTTTAAAAGCTCATTTTAAGGGTGAAGCGAGAGCACTAAGAGCAATTTATTATTTTTGGATGTTAAGATTGTATGGTCCAATACCAATTTTGTCAAGTGAAATAGATGCAAATGCTACAGGAGACGCAATTTACTTTGCAAGAACACCATTTGACTCATGTGTAAGTTACATATCTAATCAATTGGATACTGCTTATAATGAAATTGAGTCCGTTTCTAATACAAGTCATCCTGCAGATCAGCCAATTAGTATTGGTAGTACAATTGAATATGGTCGTATTACATCTGGAGTATGTAAGGCTTATAAGGAACAAGTATTGATGTTAGCGGCTAGTCCTTTGTTTAATGGGAATTCTGATTATGCATCTTTAAGAAATACAGATGGTACGCAACTTATACCACAGACGTATGATGCAAATAAATGGAAAACTGCCGCAGCCGCAGCCAAAGCTTTTATTGATGAATTTGATCCTGTAACTTATAGTTTATACACTTCTACTGGCTCTGATAGCTTTACAAATGCATATAACGCTTGTAAAAATGTCGTAACTACTGAATGGAATAGTGAATGGATATGGGGGAGAGCAAATAGCAGTTTTGGTACTTTAGCTTATGATATTACGCCAAAATTGGTTGGATATAACTCTAGTGTTCAAAAAGGAGGCGGATTCTTAGCAGTAAATCAATCCATGGTGGATGCCTACTTTATGAAAAATGGTCGTACTATTGACGATCCTCAGTCTGGATATCAGACGTCCGGAACATCTATGTTTAAATCGCCATATGATGTTCAAACTAGAAGCACATTTAACCAATGGGTGGGGCGGGAACCCAGATTTTACGTGGGAGTTACTTATAACAATAGTTATTGGATGGATCAAGGGAGTAGTTCTGATGAAGTAATTGTTAATTATGAATTACATGGTAATTCGGGTCGTTCACAAAGTACAACGGATGTCTCTTCTACAGGTTATAATGTTAGAAAACATTTGACAGTTTCGCATAATAGTAGATCATGGTGCTATATTCGTTTGGCAGAAATTTATTTAGATTATGTGGAAGCCTTAAATGAGTCTGATCCAGGGAATACCGATATCTTAAAGTATTTGAATTTAATTAGAATTAGAGCGGGAATTCCTGCTTATGGGACAGGTAGCCTTTCTGCGCCGGGGTCTCAAACTGCCATGAGAACTGCAATATGGCACGAAAGGCAAATTGAATTAGCTTTTGAAGATGTTAGATATTTTGATATAAGACGCTGGAAAATCGCTGCACAGACTATGGGACAAGATGTATATGGTATGAATGTGTATGCTGACGGTGATGCATTCTATACTAAAACACTTGCTGAAAGAAGACGCTTTTTGTCAAGAGATTATTTATGGCCAATACCGAATAGTGAAATTTTAAAGGATAAACTATTGATTCAAAACCCAGGTTGGTAATTTCAAGTAAAAAATAATTATTAAAATGACTACACTTTATATGTATTTAAAAAAGGGTTTAACTATATTTTTGATTTTAGGAGTATTGATATGTGTTTTTATAGCAAGTTGTGTGAAAGACAATAAATTATATTCTCCAGAAGAAGGAAATATCTATATGCCACAAGCATATGCAGATAAAGCAAATTTGTCTTTGTTCGTTTTAGATACTCCTCAAGTGATTACTTTAGGAGCAGCATATTCCGGATTTAATTCAGCATCTACCAATATTCAAGCCGACTTCGAAGTTGATACTTCATTAATTGCTGCATATAATACGGAATATGAATATCTAGGATATCATTATTATGCAATCCCAGATTCGGCATATGATCTGTCCGCACTTACTACAACTTTAAAAGCAGGAACTACAACGTCAGATCCTATTTCACTTTCAATAACCACTAGTAAATTACTTTTGGGTAGACATTATTTATTACCTATACGGTTAAAGAGTGTTTCTTTAGGGAAATTGGATACAAGTTTGTCGATCGCCTATTTTAAGATTGATACGTTAAGTATTCGATCAAAAGATATTACCTCTAGTGCAACATTTTCATTTAATTATGATGATGCCCCTTCTTATGGTGATGCTGGTGAATCAGCAAGCCATTTAGTAGATAGTAACTATACAACTAAATACTTATTATTTACTTATCATCCAGATATGTATGTACAGTTACGTTATTCACAGCCGACAGTAATAAATGCTTACACATTAACCTCTGGAGGTGATGCACCAGAAAGAGATCCACGTGATTGGACTTTTGAAGGCTCAAACGACGGGACAAGTTGGACTGTGCTTGATACAAGGACTTATCAATCATTTGCTAATAGAACTGAAACAATTCAATTCAATACATCTAATACCACTGCTTATTCGATATATAGATTGAATATAACGAGTAATAATAATGGAGGTTCTGGACTTTTTCAATGTGCAGAATGGAGACTTTTACAATTCTATTAATAGAGTGAAGTATTGTGTTTAAAATTTATTTTATGAAAATTACTATAATAAACATAGTTATAGTTTTACTTTTTAGTGCTTCTTGCTCTAAAAAAGATACAACTATCACAACAAGTACTACAACCCCAGTAAAAACAGATAGCTCTACGGTACAAACTGTTAATTATGCAGATAGCTCTTATAGTGATTTGATGCCATATTCAAGTGGAAGTACATATTCTTCTAAAACTCCTATGGGTATTCATTTTGAGGGATTACATCAAACTACAGCTGCGGATACTATATGGTTAAATGATCCAGCAAAAGAACCATCTATTCCGGCATCTACTTCTGGTTTGCATTGGGCTACAATAGCAGTCAATTTATTTTCTTATAAAGATCCAGATCCTGTGGAAGTGAATCAACATGCTATTGGTGATTGTGATGGCTTAGCTGCGATGGCTTGTATGGCTTATGAAGCGCCAGATTTTATCAAGCAATTAATTATTGATAATGGCAATGGAACGTATACAGTCTCTATGTTTGATCCTAGTGGTAAAGCTATAAAAGTAAGTGTGTCATCTATGTTTTTGGCTGGGGCCAACGGAGAAATTGAAGCCTGTTCTGGTCAAGGAAGTAATACTGCTACTTGGGCAACTGTGTTAGAAAAAGCAATCATGAAATATAATGATATATATAAATTTATTTCGGATATAGGAGGTATCGGAAGTGAATATGCTACGCCTTTATTTACTGGTATTGGTAATAGTTTTGCTTTTTCTCCTGGCTCCCTAACTCCTACGCATTTGCAAAAAGTAGTTAAAATCGCTTTGGCTAAGGGGCAGTTTGTAACAGGAGGTTTTACTAAAGAAAACGTGTTGATTGGCGCCGACTACACTGTTACAGGACATGCTTATACTGTATTAATTTCAACTGATTCAGCTTCATTGTTTTCCATGAGAAATCCATGGGGTTTTAGTCCTTCCCCAACTGGTTATATTCAAGATAATGGTGTTTTGAATATTCCAAATGTTGGAAGTAAAAGTTCATTGATAGATGTGAGAATTATTGACCCTGGACTGGCAGGTTCAAAAGGAACAACAAAAGCTTATCAGAAGCCTAAAATTTAATAGGCTTTAACCCTATATTAAAGCCTATTAACATTCTATTCAAATTTCATTTCGTTAACTTTCAATTTCAAAATTTAACGAAATGAAATTTCTTTTTTCTATTGCTTTGCTTTTTTTAGTTTCTTTCGGATATAGCCAGGTTTCCAAAGCTCCTGCTTATCCTTTGATTAATCATTCCACTTATTTTAGTATTTGGTCTATGACTGACTCGCTCAATCAGAATACGACTAAACATTGGACTGGCGTAAATCAACCTTTCGTTGGTTACTTGAATGTGGATGGTACACAATATCGTTTTTTAGGGAAGTCCGCAGTTCGGTATAAAACAATTCTTCCAGTAGCCAATGATAATAAAATTCCAGTGAGTTATACAGAATCTCTTCCGAAAGGGGATTGGACAAGAGGATATGTTGATGGTTGGAATAATGGAAACCTTCCTTTTTCTGACAATTTGGATAACAAAAATGCTTCTAGTTGGAAGTCTAAAGATTTATGGGTTGTCAGAAAATTTGAATTAAATAAATTACCAAGTGCTGA from Rhizosphaericola mali includes:
- a CDS encoding RagB/SusD family nutrient uptake outer membrane protein is translated as MKKISNYKIVSLILLLLILSYSCTKLDETLYSNIKASSYYENQNEILAAVLRPYTHANAWATSTDARSWWKVSELSADQLAWPRKGVDGEDGGIWRRLHYHTWTSNDDISRTPWTLMWDGIGYCNVGIEFIEAKSAAEIGITEEEKASYVAELKIERDFYYIRTMDLYGNIPYVTSTSVKNPETLKSSVVFDSIENDIKANIANMPLLSSSNYGRLTKAGAYAMLVELYLNAEVWSGTPRWQDCINACDSILIGNVGGVTGSSISLDSSVTETFETTNKTSQEQIFSIAYNYQTANWSPGWPDNFYHFNQKIVYGGNRNGNNGIVLIPGVFSTYDNADRRKKEWFWVGQLYGYDAKTNTPNADSTKPLLGYREYANQPIAFVDAIKRFSTLGKNPSSSDSLGLPSNMTTGEENSGVRFNKYRIGASTDVNYNSTDWIIYRLTQIYYAKAEALMRLHGNTPTQEAVDLINACRKRDFDASVWNDKMFTLTNFNMDTLLAERGREFIFEGYRRQDLIRFGKFATGSWWDHTPTNATKELFPIPIEQLGLNPSLVQNPGY
- a CDS encoding glycoside hydrolase family 130 protein gives rise to the protein MGKQLLFIVLFLYLSLSGNGQKLPNWCIGPFIRPSKVNPIIEPDSSTFLDPMTNSLLKWKASDVFNPAAVLKGDTICVLYRSEDKSAMGIGKRTSRIGLATSLNGINMSFEKEPVLYPAEDNQKRNEWPGGCEDPRVAVNDDGDYVMLYTQWNRQVPRLAVAISKDLRHWHKYGPVFQTAFNGRYKDMATKSASIVTKLKNGKLVITKVNGKYLMYWGEEHVYMASSTDLIHWKPLEDREGHLAELISPRKGFFDSKLTECGPPAILTQRGIVLMYNGKNDEGPNADNNYTKNAYCAGQVLFDKKNPTKVLERLNTPFLIPEASFEKSGQYPAGTVFIEGLVFRNNKWYLYYGCADSRVAVAITK
- a CDS encoding glycoside hydrolase family 125 protein is translated as MHRRKFLYNIGMAGTGVMLGSNTVFAKSPDFPIVRVAKDKRNFTSSIIEAAIAEFQKNVKNKELTWLFANCFPNTLDTTVFYSEEKGIPDTYVITGDIDAMWMRDSSAQVWPYMQFAGKDPKIHKLIAGVINRQKHYILEDPYANAFYKNDTQISEWESDLTDMKPGIHERKWEIDSLCYPIRLAYNFWKITGDTSPFDDKWENSVSTIYETFIDQQKKTGDGKYHFQRKTENATDTQPMHGYGYPVNPIGLISSAFRPSDDATLYSFLIPSNFFAVKSLKQAAEMLRTVRKNEVLSSKLIVLATEVQSALDKYATIVHPRFGKIYAFEINGFGGVNPMDDANVPSLLSLPYLDSIDANDPIYQNTRKFVWSASNPFFYKGTVAEGIGGPHVAKDMIWPMSIIIKGLTSNDQEEIKSCIQMLMRSHAGKGFMHESFNKDDASKFSRSWFAWTNTLFGELLWKTYNNHLSLLNTI
- a CDS encoding response regulator transcription factor; its protein translation is MNRLLFVEDEIDLGSVIKQYLEINDFSVEWSTNGKSAFEYFTNNQSEIDLVIIDVSIPEMDGFELAEHINNISDKPFIFLTARKEKNDKIKGLKIGADDYITKPFDIDELVLRLKNILKRNNHVEKNVMENNPALNINNAAIIIGDTEFNKTLLHLNVKGKDITLTLREAELLEYLFAHQNIILKREDILVDLWGKNDYFLGRSLDVFISRLRKYFGKDASIQINNVYGIGFIFKTK